A DNA window from Impatiens glandulifera chromosome 7, dImpGla2.1, whole genome shotgun sequence contains the following coding sequences:
- the LOC124945205 gene encoding putative pre-16S rRNA nuclease → MNGLGIGLSSPTVLQIAAFPSRRNPKFHFPLISTSEYFFRRSSSSTVTAITVEEIPPNAFCRQRDSNWRGGFSLGIDLGMSRTGLAISKGFSVRPLTTLDLRGQKLELKILDIAEQQEVDEFIVGIPKSCDGKETQQSNKVRSVAGRLAVRAAERGWRVYLQDEYGTSLDAMDHMLNLGIRKSVRQGSQDAYAAVMVLERYFSVSGESLELVVPKQLELQENLKSWADRQAKQTGLFSEDF, encoded by the exons ATGAATGGACTAGGAATCGGGTTATCTTCACCGACAGTTCTACAAATCGCCGCCTTCCCAAGTAGAAGAAACCCTAAATTCCATTTCCCTCTCATTTCAACTTCTGAATATTTCTTTCGTAGATCATCCTCCAGTACTGTAACCGCTATCACCGTGGAGGAGATTCCACCGAATGCATTCTGTCGGCAGCGGGATTCAAATTGGAGAGGAGGTTTCAGTCTAGGGATAGACTTGGGAATGTCACGGACTGGCCTTGCCATAAGCAAAGGCTTCTCTGTCCGCCCACTTACT ACTTTGGACTTGCGGGGGCAGAAGCTGGAGCTCAAAATCCTTGACATTGCAGAGCAACAA GAAGTTGATGAATTTATAGTGGGGATTCCAAAGTCTTGTGATGGGAAGGAGACTCAACAGTCTAATAAGGTTCGAAGTGTTGCTGGAAGGCTTGCAGTTAGGGCAGCTGAGAG GGGATGGAGAGTGTATTTGCAAGATGAATATGGGACATCATTAGATGCTATGGATCATATGCTTAACCT GGGCATTCGCAAGTCTGTTCGACAAGGAAGCCAAGATGCATATGCTGCAGTG ATGGTGCTCGAGAGATACTTCTCAGTATCAGGTGAGAGTTTAGAACTTGTAGTTCCTAAGCAGTTGGAACTCCAGGAAAACCTAAAATCATGGGCGGACAGGCAAGCTAAACAAACAGGATTATTTTCAGAGGATTTTTAA